One window of the Salvelinus fontinalis isolate EN_2023a chromosome 2, ASM2944872v1, whole genome shotgun sequence genome contains the following:
- the LOC129815970 gene encoding TLR adapter interacting with SLC15A4 on the lysosome-like, producing the protein MLGEAFIRVFRYRKEDCDSTKAQERPPHPAPNIILNQGSMLENMEGLVQSGPRATTRPSDALTIPNSHSDDYGDLELYRSWCCTTFCKDYPDLQLRGDHVGNRSSMSLRLESEVFQGPLLQSQDLGELESLEPTGPVGPGVRVESQTLQDEGNLVIDSSIITLNREPLSNSMLNGYLESKLLEVYRQHMQDSLARGSSPLVQTPPQGLVPEPVKQLSQYLCQDHGLDSSTAQSIVIHYLSTCTVASSNFSSPDLRISNLRIPNPEPRKKPT; encoded by the exons ATGTTGGGAGAAGCCTTCATCAGAGTCTTCAGGTACAGGAAAGAGGATTGTGATTCCACAAAGGCTCAGGAACGTCCACCACACCCTGCTCCCAATATCATTCTGAACCAAGGTTCAATGTTAG AAAACATGGAAGGCCTGGTGCAGTCTGGTCCTAGAGCGACAACCAGGCCCAGTGATGCCCTCACCATCCCCAATAGCCACAGTGACGACTATGGTGACCTGGAGCTCTATCGCTCCTGGTGCTGCACCACCTTCTGCAAAGACTACCCCGACCTGCAGCTCAGAGGAGACCATGTGGGAAACAGGAGTTCAATGAGCCTGCGGCTGGAGAGTGAGGTGTTCCAAGGGCCACTTCTTCAATCTCAGGACCTGGGAGAGCTGGAGTCCTTGGAACCCACAGGGCCTGTGGGGCCTGGGGTACGGGTGGAGTCCCAGACCCTGCAGGATGAGGGTAACCTGGTCATAGACAGCAGCATCATCACCCTGAACAGGGAACCTCTGTCCAACTCCATGCTGAACGGCTACCTGGAGAGTAAGCTGCTGGAGGTGTACAGACAGCATATGCAGGACAGCCTGGCGCGGGGCAGCTCTCCCCTGGTCCAGACCCCTCCCCAGGGCCTGGTACCAGAACCAGTGAAGCAGCTCAGCCAGTATCTCTGTCAGGACCATGGCCTAGACTCCAGTACGGCCCAGAGCATCGTCATCCACTACCTCAGCACCTGTACTGTGGCCAGCTCCAACTTCAGCTCTCCCGACCTGCGCATCTCCAACCTACGCATCCCCAACCCTGAACCCAGGAAGAAGCCCACCTGA
- the LOC129815992 gene encoding adapter SH3BGRL-like isoform X2 has product MGFLTVNKIDFEECDIVTSEDNRKWMRENVPEDFRPTTGVPLPPQIFNEEQYCGNYEAFFDAREEHAVYAFLGLTAPLGSKEAEALARQEQQ; this is encoded by the exons ATGGGTTTCCTTACTGTCAACAAGATTGACTTTGAGGAGTGTGACATCGTCACTAGTGAAGACAACAGGAAGTGGATGAGGGAGAACGTACCTGAAGACTTCAGACCAACGACGGGTGTCCCCCTGCCTCCACAGATATTTAATGAAGAACAATACTGTGGG AACTATGAGGCCTTCTTTGATGCCCGTGAGGAGCACGCAGTGTATGCCTTTTTGGGCCTAACAGCCCCTCTAGGCTCCAAG GAAGCAGAGGCCTTGGCCAGACAGGAGCAACAGTAG
- the LOC129815992 gene encoding adapter SH3BGRL-like isoform X1, which translates to MVIKVFIASSSGSTAIKKQQQDIMGFLTVNKIDFEECDIVTSEDNRKWMRENVPEDFRPTTGVPLPPQIFNEEQYCGNYEAFFDAREEHAVYAFLGLTAPLGSKEAEALARQEQQ; encoded by the exons ATGGTGATAAAAGTCTTTATAGCATCATCCTCTGGATCGACAGCG ATTAAGAAGCAGCAGCAAGACATCATGGGTTTCCTTACTGTCAACAAGATTGACTTTGAGGAGTGTGACATCGTCACTAGTGAAGACAACAGGAAGTGGATGAGGGAGAACGTACCTGAAGACTTCAGACCAACGACGGGTGTCCCCCTGCCTCCACAGATATTTAATGAAGAACAATACTGTGGG AACTATGAGGCCTTCTTTGATGCCCGTGAGGAGCACGCAGTGTATGCCTTTTTGGGCCTAACAGCCCCTCTAGGCTCCAAG GAAGCAGAGGCCTTGGCCAGACAGGAGCAACAGTAG